One window of Herpetosiphon gulosus genomic DNA carries:
- a CDS encoding tetratricopeptide repeat protein, with amino-acid sequence MSEDYEWTAKTVQTLIQRPERLLGDQIWRQRLQEFGSLGDFYRWLNQLPLEQPQQSLLKLLTTYPGAPVDSYCQMLNIHQATYHRYQKALFEQIAKVLNQPHQNQPNNPNLPADRAPIHQLRPAVGDFVGRETELERLTYAIQVAHKAQRSAALVGIHGMGGIGKSELSLIVAHHVLNLYPDAQLILNLYGAREQALTTEQALSLVINALDPKARLPEKREQLLAHYQNVLYNKRVLIVIDDARDAEHVRDLIPPVGCCLIITSRQRFSLPAMLNLQLEALNVANARSLVQAICPRLDQDSAEQLAIACNYLPLALRVSASILQNNPALKPEQYLNQLADQSQRLQALRDPDDPQLNVEASLALSYAQLSPEQQYFMRQLAVLVADFSSAMGLAILELPHNLAAENQLYYLLRHNLLQYDGHNERWSMHDLIRSFARNRLIEQQEHDPAQIRYVQVCIDQAQQLHQAYRHAVLATIYAYNHEKEHFDYCLAWLANDVNSSQYAQQMLDLVHFTATIGHHSYNYQQERGIYVQKALEAAYMLDQPGLIANNLRLIGNVKRYIGDLPAAISYLEQSLDLAYSIDSAQAIANSANDLATIYGLLGGKVNHQKALELYQKALSISRSANDRYEMCNQINNIGTCYANMGMISEAEPYFAEAHELAQVAGNMYVQLLALSNLGQAAVCLNQAEAALPHLYAAIEIADQTGNKKSKGCIFGSLAEAYWQLHDQSAAFTAHEQAIVTFEQQGYGWEAANAQWQYGLTLVEAQQFVPAQSLFEASLNYRATINDPALERDRQLFEQLKTGQIAPTQFLTEVKALT; translated from the coding sequence ATGAGTGAAGATTATGAATGGACGGCCAAGACAGTTCAGACATTAATTCAACGGCCTGAGCGGCTGTTGGGCGACCAAATATGGCGGCAACGCTTGCAAGAGTTTGGTAGTTTGGGCGATTTTTATCGTTGGCTGAATCAATTACCACTGGAACAGCCCCAACAATCGCTGCTCAAGCTGCTGACGACCTATCCTGGAGCGCCAGTTGATAGTTATTGCCAGATGTTGAATATTCATCAAGCGACCTATCATCGTTACCAAAAAGCCTTGTTCGAACAAATTGCCAAGGTGCTCAACCAGCCCCATCAAAACCAGCCAAACAACCCAAACTTGCCTGCTGATCGCGCTCCGATTCACCAATTACGGCCTGCGGTTGGCGATTTTGTGGGCCGCGAAACTGAACTTGAACGCCTGACTTATGCCATCCAAGTTGCGCACAAAGCCCAACGTAGTGCGGCTTTAGTGGGTATTCATGGCATGGGTGGTATCGGCAAAAGTGAATTAAGCTTGATCGTTGCCCACCATGTCTTGAATTTATATCCCGATGCCCAATTAATTCTCAATCTGTATGGTGCACGAGAGCAAGCCCTGACGACCGAACAAGCGCTCAGTTTGGTGATTAATGCGCTTGATCCTAAAGCAAGATTGCCCGAAAAGCGCGAGCAACTGCTGGCTCACTATCAGAATGTGTTATACAACAAGCGGGTGTTGATTGTCATTGACGATGCCCGTGATGCTGAGCATGTGCGCGACCTCATTCCGCCAGTTGGTTGTTGTTTAATTATCACCAGCCGCCAACGATTTAGCCTGCCAGCCATGCTCAATCTGCAACTTGAGGCGTTAAATGTTGCGAATGCACGCAGCCTTGTTCAAGCAATCTGCCCACGTTTAGATCAGGATAGTGCTGAGCAATTGGCAATCGCCTGTAATTACTTACCATTAGCCTTGCGAGTTAGCGCCAGCATTTTACAAAATAACCCAGCTTTGAAGCCTGAACAGTACTTAAATCAGCTTGCCGATCAAAGCCAACGCCTGCAAGCGCTGCGCGACCCTGATGATCCACAATTGAATGTCGAAGCCTCGTTAGCGCTTAGTTATGCTCAGCTTAGCCCAGAGCAACAATATTTTATGCGCCAATTGGCAGTGCTAGTCGCCGATTTTTCCAGCGCAATGGGCTTAGCAATCTTGGAATTACCGCATAATCTCGCGGCGGAGAACCAACTGTATTATTTATTACGACATAATTTATTACAATACGATGGGCATAACGAACGCTGGAGTATGCACGATTTGATTCGGAGCTTTGCCCGCAACCGATTAATTGAGCAGCAAGAGCACGATCCAGCACAAATACGCTATGTTCAGGTATGTATCGACCAAGCTCAGCAATTACATCAAGCTTATCGGCATGCGGTGCTGGCAACAATTTATGCCTATAATCATGAAAAAGAACATTTTGATTATTGTTTAGCTTGGCTAGCTAATGATGTAAATTCAAGCCAATATGCGCAGCAAATGCTTGATCTTGTTCATTTTACCGCTACGATTGGCCACCATAGCTATAATTATCAACAAGAGCGTGGTATTTATGTTCAAAAAGCGCTTGAAGCTGCCTATATGCTCGATCAACCAGGCTTAATTGCCAATAATTTAAGGCTAATAGGCAATGTAAAACGCTATATTGGCGATCTTCCAGCGGCAATTAGCTATCTTGAGCAATCCTTAGATCTCGCCTATTCAATTGATTCAGCTCAAGCTATTGCCAATAGTGCTAACGATTTGGCGACGATTTATGGGTTGCTTGGCGGCAAAGTGAATCATCAAAAAGCGCTTGAGCTCTATCAAAAAGCCTTATCAATTAGTCGATCAGCCAACGATCGCTATGAAATGTGTAACCAAATTAATAATATTGGCACATGCTATGCCAATATGGGCATGATCAGCGAAGCCGAACCATATTTTGCCGAAGCCCACGAATTAGCTCAAGTTGCGGGGAATATGTATGTACAGTTATTAGCGTTGTCAAATCTGGGGCAGGCCGCAGTGTGCTTGAACCAAGCTGAAGCCGCGTTACCGCACTTGTATGCAGCAATTGAAATCGCTGATCAAACTGGTAATAAAAAGAGCAAAGGCTGTATCTTTGGTAGTTTAGCTGAGGCCTATTGGCAATTGCACGATCAGTCAGCGGCATTCACCGCCCATGAACAGGCGATCGTCACGTTTGAGCAGCAAGGCTATGGGTGGGAAGCCGCCAATGCCCAATGGCAATATGGCCTAACCTTAGTTGAAGCTCAGCAGTTCGTGCCAGCTCAGAGCTTATTTGAAGCAAGCCTCAACTATCGTGCAACAATCAATGATCCTGCTTTGGAGCGTGATCGCCAATTGTTTGAACAACTCAAGACTGGTCAAATTGCCCCAACGCAATTCCTGACCGAGGTGAAGGCGCTCACCTAG
- a CDS encoding isoamylase early set domain-containing protein has product MLKKRLEGTVVRVTFNIPAPLTAQTITLVGEFNNWSETATPLLRSGEGWSTTMDLPPNHSYQYRYLADGRWLNDWSADRYEPNEFGGANSVVYT; this is encoded by the coding sequence ATGCTGAAGAAACGCCTCGAGGGTACGGTCGTGCGGGTAACCTTCAACATCCCAGCCCCACTCACCGCCCAGACGATCACACTTGTTGGCGAGTTCAATAATTGGAGCGAAACCGCGACCCCGCTGTTGCGCTCTGGGGAAGGCTGGAGTACCACCATGGATCTGCCACCCAATCACAGTTACCAGTATCGCTATCTTGCCGATGGACGCTGGCTGAACGATTGGAGTGCTGATCGTTACGAGCCAAATGAGTTTGGCGGTGCGAATTCGGTGGTTTACACTTAA
- a CDS encoding alpha/beta fold hydrolase, with the protein MSNNRLEYWQYLPKKPLYQRPLVLLHGAWHGAWCWQAAAHDFAERGFAVHTLSLRGHGSSSMPRLFNLVGLQHYIDDLLALVDTLQPAPIVVGHSLGGYVLQHALIQHQLPAAVLLASMPQTGPLGFTLRTIRNQPSVALRTLLTADGFSFVRTPALAKALFLRDNASAAQAQALHSQLSSESVKVLIDAILHKPEPSKIKTPIMVIAAERDRAFTLAEQRSLANAYQAPLIVVPQAGHDLMFDPAWPLVADAIEGWASRHQK; encoded by the coding sequence ATGAGCAACAACAGGCTTGAATATTGGCAATACTTGCCGAAAAAGCCGCTCTATCAACGACCTTTAGTGCTGCTCCATGGCGCTTGGCATGGCGCTTGGTGCTGGCAAGCCGCCGCCCACGATTTTGCTGAACGTGGTTTTGCGGTGCATACGCTTAGTTTGCGCGGCCACGGCAGCAGCAGCATGCCACGCCTGTTTAATTTGGTGGGGCTGCAACATTACATCGACGATTTGCTAGCGCTGGTTGATACCCTTCAACCAGCGCCAATTGTGGTAGGCCATAGCCTTGGTGGGTATGTATTGCAGCATGCCTTGATCCAGCACCAACTACCAGCGGCAGTATTACTTGCTAGCATGCCTCAAACTGGACCGTTGGGTTTCACGTTGCGAACGATTCGTAATCAACCAAGCGTTGCCTTGCGCACGTTGTTAACTGCTGATGGTTTTAGTTTTGTACGCACCCCAGCCTTAGCCAAAGCCCTCTTTCTGCGTGATAACGCTTCCGCCGCCCAAGCTCAGGCATTGCATAGCCAACTAAGCAGCGAATCAGTCAAGGTTTTGATCGACGCAATACTGCATAAACCTGAACCAAGCAAGATTAAAACCCCAATCATGGTGATTGCTGCTGAACGTGATCGCGCATTTACCTTGGCTGAACAGCGTTCATTAGCCAATGCTTATCAAGCACCGTTGATTGTCGTGCCGCAAGCGGGTCATGATTTGATGTTTGATCCAGCTTGGCCCTTGGTCGCCGATGCGATCGAAGGCTGGGCTAGTCGTCACCAAAAATAG
- the rsfS gene encoding ribosome silencing factor, protein MEAQVLARRAVDLADSKQANDIIMLDVRPLATFADFLVICTAGNERMVRAVVKEIDDQLVQEGAATPKIEGSPETGWVLLDFGDVVVHIFSPEQRDFYKLDKLWQKATPVVVLQ, encoded by the coding sequence ATCGAAGCGCAAGTTCTTGCCCGCCGTGCTGTTGATTTAGCAGACTCGAAGCAGGCAAATGATATTATAATGCTCGACGTTCGCCCATTAGCCACCTTCGCCGATTTTCTGGTGATTTGTACGGCTGGCAATGAGCGGATGGTGCGGGCAGTCGTAAAAGAAATTGATGATCAGTTAGTCCAAGAAGGTGCAGCCACCCCCAAAATCGAAGGTTCACCCGAAACTGGCTGGGTTTTGCTCGATTTTGGTGATGTGGTTGTGCACATATTTAGCCCTGAACAACGCGATTTTTACAAGCTCGATAAATTGTGGCAAAAAGCTACGCCAGTTGTCGTTCTTCAGTAA